One Vicugna pacos unplaced genomic scaffold, VicPac4 scaffold_21, whole genome shotgun sequence DNA window includes the following coding sequences:
- the LOC140694304 gene encoding olfactory receptor 5AR1-like, producing MDKENHSVVTEFIFMGITQDPQLQIIFFVVFLLVYLVNTVGNVSMITLIITDTQVHTPMYFFLCNLSFVDLGYSSAIAPRTLADFLAKHKIISFSSYATQSAFFVGFVDAECYVLAAMTYDRFVAICRPLHYSTLMCKQDCLALVLGSDLAGLVILVAHTSLTFSLSYCGSSIINHFCEIPLLLALSCSDTYISEILLFSVCGFIEFSTILIFISYAFILITIIRMRSAQGRLKAFSTCGSHLTGVTLFYGTVMFMYLRPTSSYFLDQDKWASVFYTVIIPMLIPLIYSLQNKDVKAAFKNLIRKKPQ from the coding sequence atggataaagaaaaccaCTCAGTGGTGACTGAGTTTATCTTTATGGGCATCACTCAAGACCCTCAGCTGCAGATCATCTTCTTTGTGGTCTTCCTCTTGGTCTACCTGGTCAACACGGTGGGGAATGTTAGTATGATTACCCTGATCATAACAGACACCCAGgttcacacacccatgtacttcttcctctgcAACCTCTCCTTTGTTGACCTGGGCTACTCCTCAGCCATTGCCCCCAGGACGCTGGCTGACTTCCTAGCAAAGCACAAAATCATCTCCTTCTCCAGCTATGCCACCCAGTCTGCTTTCTTTGTAGGTTTTGTGGATGCTGAGTGCTATGTCCTGGCTGCCATGACCTATGACCGTTTCGTGGCCATCTGTCGACCTCTCCACTACAGCACTCTCATGTGCAAGCAAGACTGCTTGGCTCTCGTGCTGGGTTctgacctggctggtctggtgatTTTAGTTGCCCACACTTCCCTCACCTTCAGTTTGAGTTACTGTGGTTCCAGTATCATAAACCACTTCTGTGAAATCCCACTGCTTCTAGCCCTCTCTTGCTCAGACACCTACATCAGTGAGATCTTGCTCTTCAGTGTGTGTGGCTTCATTGAATTCAGCACCATCCTCATCTTCATCTCCTATGCCTTCatcctcatcaccatcatcagAATGCGCTCTGCTCAAGGCCGCCTTAAGGCTTTCTCCACCTGTGGGTCTCACCTCACTGGTGTCACACTTTTTTATGGCACAGTCATGTTCATGTACCTGAGGCCAACATCCAGCTACTTCCTGGATCAAGACAAGTGGgcctctgtgttctacactgttaTCATCCCCATGTTGATTCCTTTGATCTACAGTTTACAAAACAAGGATGTGAAAGCTGCTTTCAAAAATCTAATTAGAAAAaaacctcaataa